A window of Saimiri boliviensis isolate mSaiBol1 chromosome 1, mSaiBol1.pri, whole genome shotgun sequence genomic DNA:
AAGCATCATGCACATGCAATCGAAGAGCTGCTCCTGGGTATAGAGGTGCTGCTCCCTCGGCAAGCACTGCGCATAGCCCAGCCCCCTGCCCCAGGGGATGATGGACACCTGCAGGAGACGACACATGCCTTTGTCACCCCGTGCTCCCTCGGCAGGTACTGCGCACAGCCAAGCCCCCTGCCCCGGGGGATGATGGACACCTGCAGGAGAGGACACACACCCCCGTCACCCCATGCTCCCTCGGCAGCTACTGCGCACAGCCGAGCCCCCTGCCCAGGGGATGATGGACACCTGCAGGAGAGGACACATGCCCCCGTCACCCCATGCTCCCTCGGCAGGTACTGCGCACAGCCCAGCCCCTTGCCCCAGGGGATAATGGACACCTGCAGGAGATGACACATGCCCTTGTCACCCCATGCTCCCTTGGCAGGTACTGCGCACAGCTGAGCCCCCTGCCCGGGGGATGATGGACACCTGCAGGAGAGGACACACACCCCTGTCACCCCAAACACAGTCCCCACTTCCTCCAGGAGCCACCCTGGAGCAGCCAGGTCCACCTGACCCTAGCTCTGACTGCAGGTCCTTTTACTGGAACGTGAGAGAAGAGAGCCTGATCCAGGCACCCAGACACCCTGGGGATGCCCCAAGAAGTGCACCCGCCTCTGGGAGCTTCACATGGAAACCGCCTCTGCTCTGCCCACCCTGCAGAGGCTCTGGTGGGGCCCAAGAGCTGCATGCCAGCTCAGGAGTGAGGTGAGCTGAACACTGAGGCTGCTGCCTGGAGTCACACTGTCAAAGCCCCATTTGGAACCCACTGCTCTGCCTTCCCACCCCAAAGGGTCTTCTGACAATTTCTAGAGCAGCGTATTCCTTAAAAAGTTATAGGACCACCTCCTCAATGTCCCATGGCCACACCACCACGGGTTGGCCCAGAGATACCAGGTGCAAGCCTGCCGGGTGGACTCACTCGGGGTGCGGCGGGGGGACACCAACCTTCAGCAGGGTGTCGACATGCTCCAGGAACCAGCCCACCACCGCGTGTCCGGCCTCATGGTAAGCCACAGTTGTCTTTTCCCTGGGCTGCAGGACCTGGGTCTTCTTCTCAAGGCCTAGACATCACATTCCCAGGTGAGTTGGGCAGGGCAAGAGTAGGTGGCTGGTAAACGAGGCCACTccctctgcacccagccaggatccCCAGGCCCATCTATACCAAACAGCAGAAGCCAAGCCCCCTGTTCCCACTGCCTTCCGCTTTGCAGTGAAACCCACCAACGCACCTCACACGGAAGCCTTAAAATgggccccagctggagtgcaagaacagagttcaagatcagcctgtgcaacacagcgaaaccctgtctctactaaaaatacaattagctgggtgtggtggcgcacgcctgtagccccagctctcaggaggctgaggcaggagaatcacctgaacccaggaggtggaggttgcagtgggccgagatcacgccactgcactctagcctgggcaacagaggaagactccgtctcaaaaaaaaaaaaaaaaagaaaagaaaaaggaaaaagaaaaaagaaatgcccaGGATGGATGGTCCCTGCAGCATCCACAAGGCTTTTCCCAGGAAACCACATCCGTTCCCATTCCCTTCAGGGAAGAAGACTGCTTTGCCTTCCACAGAAGGTATTCAAAGATGCTTCTAATCTGCTTCCTTGGGCCTGACATGGCCTGGAAGGCCCATCCCTTTCAAGGTCTAAATGTCGCTCCCAAAAGGGGCATGAAAGTTGTTGGAAGATCCCAAGTCCCATGTGTTGGTTTAGAAACTTGGTTCCtgcagctgagtgcagtggctcacacctgtaatcccagcattttgggagaagctaggtggatcacatgaggtcaggagttcgagaccagcctgggcaacatgacaaaactccatctctaaaaatacaaaaattagccgggtgtggtggcctgcccctataatcccacctactgggaagctgaggcaggagactcacttgaacctgggaggcagaggttgcagtgagccaagatcatgccactgcactgcagcctgagcaacaagagcaaaactccatctcaaaaaaaaaaaaaaaaaggaaatgggttCCTACATACGAATTGATATTTTTTtgatgagattctcctgcctaagcctcctgagtagctggtactaggcatgtgccaccacacttagctaatttttttttttttttttgagacagagtttcattctgtcaccaggcgtaGAATGGCATGAtatgggttcactgcaacctctgcctcctgggttcaagcaattctcatgccttagcctcctcagtagctaggaccacaggcacacgccaccacacccagctaacttttgtacttttactagtgatggggtttcatcatgttgaccagaatggtctcgatctcctgaccttctgatccgcccaccttggcctttcaaagtgctgagattataggcgcgagccatgtgcccagcctaatttttatatttaaaaaaagagatggggttttgtcatgctggccaggctggtcttgcactcctgacctcaagtgatccacccgccttggcctcccatggtgctgggattacaggcgtgagccactgcatgcggCTTGCATGCAGAAACTGGGGCCAGAGGGTGAGCCTGCCAGGCCTAGAGCTGCAAACAGCCCTCCCTCCCCAAGCTGCCAGGCTCACCTCCAATGATCCTCTCGATGGCCTGCTCAAAGTGCTTCTCCTGAACAGAAGGACTCAGATGCCGGGCGGCAATCAGAGCTGCTTCATTGCAAACATTGGAAATATCAGCACCTGACCTAGGAAGGGAGAAACAGGGACAGTCAGTGCTTCTCCTGGTGGTTGGAGCTTGACCCAGGTTAGCTTTGTTAAGGAACGTCTCCAGCAGAGAGGCCAAGGCTGAACTTCAGTGGATAACCTGAAGGTAATGGAGGTGCTCTATCTGTCACCACTTAATCTAGCTACATTTTTTGAGAACCTTTCTTAAGGCATAAGGTATATACCATAAAATCCACCCATTTTACATGTACACATTGATGATTTTTAATAAGCTTATCAAGGACTGCAACTATTGCCATAATCTAGTTTTAGAAACTTTCCATCATCTCTGTACGGTACCCTCTGCCTATTCAGAGTTAATTCCCATTTCCTCCTCTGGCAACCACCCATCTCACATCTGTCCCTAGAGATCTGCTATTCTATGTATCCCTGTTACTCCCCTGCACATTTCACATGAATGGAACTATATAACATACAGCCTTTTGTGTTTAGCTTCCTGCACTGAGAACAGTATTTTCTAGGTTCACCCTTGTGGCAACATGCATCcatgctttattccttttttttttttttttttgtgagatcggctcactgcaacctccgcctcctgggttcaagcaattctcctgcctcagcctccagagtagctgggactataggcgcacaccggTAGCCatgcgcccagcctcatttttaaattataaaaaaaaaaaaatgaggccaggcgcggtggctcaagcctgtaatcccagcactttgggaggccgaggcaggtggatcacgaggtcaagagatcgagaccatcctggtcaacatggtgaaaccccgtctctactaaaaatacaaaaaattagctgggcatggtggcacgtgcctgtaatcccagctactcaggaggctgaggcaggagaattgcctgaacccaggaggcggaggctgcggtgagccaagatcgcgccattgcaccccagcctgggtaacaagagtgaaactgtctcaaattaaaaaaaaaaaaaaatgagatgggattttgccatgcccagcaaattttttatgtttttatagagacagggtttcaccattggccaggctggtctcaaactcctaacctcatgatctgcccacttcggcctcccaaagtgttgggattataggcgtgagccaccacacccggcctacttTATTCCCTTTTATAGCTAAATTCAACTATAGTATATGCCTCTTTGGCCATTCACCTGCTGATAGACACTACGATGTTTCCATTGATGCGAAGCAGACTCATCCCTGCTGAGCGGCAGTCAGAGTCATCCCCCAGTCATCTCTACTCAGTCATCTCTGCTGAGTCATCTCTGTTAAGGGACAGTGCTGCCAACTCTGCTGAGTCATCACTGCTGAGGGACAGTGCTGCCATCTCAGTCATCCCTGCTGAGTCATCCCTGCTGAGGGACAGTGCTGTCATCTCTACTCAGTCATCTCTGCTGAGTCATCCCTGCTGAGGGACAGTGCTGTCATCTCTACTCAGTCATCTCTGCTGAGTCATCCCTGTTAAGGGACAGTGCTGCCAACTGCTGAGTCATCCCTGCTGAGGGACAGTGCTGTCATCCCTGCTGAGTCATCCCTGCTGAGGGACAGTGCTGTCATCTCTACTCAGTCATCTCTGCTGAGTCATCCCTGCTGAGGGACAGTGCTGTCATCTCTACTCAGTCATCTCTGCTGAGTCATCCCTGTTAAGGGACAGTGCTGCCAACTGCTGAGTCATCCCTGCTGAGGGACAGTGCTGTCATCTCTACTCAGTCATCCCTGCTGAGTCATCCCTGCTGAGGGACAGTGCTGTCATCTCTACTCAGTCATCTCTGCTGAGTCATCCCTGTTAAGGACAGTGCTGCCAACTCTGCCGAGTCATCCCTGCTGAAGGACAGTGCTGTCATCCCTGCTGAGGGACAGTGCTATCATCTCTACTCAGTCATCCCTGCTGAGTTATCCCTGCTGAGGGACAGTGCTGTCATCTCTACTCAGTCATCTCTGCTGAGTCATCCCTGTTAAGGGACAGTGCTGCCAACTCTGCTGAGTCATCCCTGCTGAGGGACAGTGCTATCATCCCTGCTGAGTCATCCCTGCTGAGGGACAGTGCTGTCATCTCAGTCATCCCTGCTGAGTTATCCCTGCTGAGGGACAGTGCTGTCATCTCTATTCAGTCATCCCTGCTGAGCCATCCCTGTTGAGGGGCAGTGCTATGTCACCTCTGCTGAGTAATCCCTGAAGAAGTGTTATCTCTGCTGACTCATCCTTACTAAGGGACAGTGCTGCCATCGCTACTCAGTCATCCCTGCTGAGCCATCCCTGCTGAGGGGCAGTGCTGAGTCATCCCTGCTGAGGGGCAGTGCTGAGTCATCCCTGCTGAGGGGCAGTGCTGAGTCATCCCTGCTGAGGGGCAGTGCTGAGTCATCAGTCATTCCTGAGTCATCTCTGCTGAGGGGAGGTGCCGAGTCAGAGTCATCCCTGCTGAGTCATCCCCCTCTAGGGGCAGAAGAAAGCAGTCTCGGTAGCATTCCAGCTTCGTATCTTTGGTATGTAAATAGACATCTGAAGTCAGCCAGAGAGGAGAACAAAAGAGAGGAAGCACATTTTGTGTCTAAGACAGCTGACACACTTCATATGGCTGCCAGGCAAGAGCTTCTCACTCACCATCCTGCAGCAGACAAACGTGCAATTCTGTGTGTGAATACACCTGACCCCAAACTAGGCAGGACACTGTGGGGAGCCCAGGGGACAGGTACCACCGGGGATGCCATGGCAGCTGGAGGGGATGAGATACCACAGCAGAATATTCCAGGAGTAGAGGGAGCAGATGGGGTGTAGGCTGGAGCCTGTGGCCAATGGCCACACAACCATGAGGTACTGAGGCAGAAAACAGCTGCggagcaggagagaggaggaCAGGAATCCCCCTGAAAAAGTCCCCACTCATTCCTGAAGGGTGATCCTGCCCAGCAGGGAAGCAGGTTTCCTAGCATAGAGGGAGCTttcattaaaaagacagaaaaaagcaaACGAGCTTCCCCAGCAGGGAGGCCAAGCCCCAGGCGGAAACAGCTCAGGAAGCATCAGCCTGGCAGATTCTCTCTGGGACGTTACTGTCAGCTCTGCAGTAAGACTCACTAAGTCtgaatataattaaaacaaattcaaatgggtacaaattggccgggcgtggtggctcaagcttgtaatctcagtactttgggaggccgaggcgggcggatcacgaggtcgagagatctagaccatcctggtcaacatggtgaaaccccgtctctactaaaaatacaaaaaattagctgggcatggtggtgcgtgcctgtaatcccagctactcaggaggctgaggcaggagaattgcctgaacccaggaggcggaggttgcggtgagccgagatcgtgccattgcactccagcctgggtaacaagagcaaaactccgtctcaaaaaaaaaaaaaaaaaacaaaaaaaaaaacaaatgggtaCAAATTAGTTTTGGGGCTAAGAAAAATGATCTGAGGTCTCTGAACACTCTGAACAGGTGAAAAGTCCTACAGACAAGGGTGAGCACTGCCAGAACTGAATGGAATGGCAAGTCACCACCCCCCATGACAAGAAGCAGAGCACACATAGTTCCCACCACTCACCAGTGAAGCCTGGGGTGAGCGCTGCCAGCTTCCTCGCCAGGGCATCCTTCCTGAGGCTCTCGTGCAGCTTCAGTGGGCGTAGGTGAACCTTAAAGATGGAGGACCTGCCTTTGATGTCAGGGGGGCCTAGTGAAAAAGAGACACGGGCTCTTGTGCATTCTGGGCCTTCGGAACAGTCACCACAGCCACAGCCCAAAACACCAAGGACAGCCGGGACAGTCACCAAAACCACATCCCAGAACACCAAGGACAGCCGGGACAGTCACCAAAACCACATCCCAGAACACCAAGGACAGCCAGGACGGTCACCACGGCCACATCCCAGAACACCAAGGACAGCCGGGACAGTCACCACAGCCACATCCCAGAACACCAAGGACAGCCTGGACGGTCACCACAGCCACATCCCAGAACACCAAGGACAGCCAGGACGGTCACCACAGCCACATCCCAGAACACCAAGGACAGCTGGAACAGTCACCACAGCCACATCTCAGAACTGCAAGGACAGCCGGGGCAGTCACCACAGCCACATCCCAGAACACCAAGGACAGCCGGGACAGTCACCACAGCCACATCTCAGAACTGCAAGGACAGCTGGGACAGTCACCACAACCACATCCCAGAAAACCAAGGACAGCCGGGACAGTCACCACAACCACATCCCAGAACACCAAGGACAGCCGGGGCGGTCACCACAGCCACATCCCAGAAAACCAAGGACAGCCGGGACAGTCACCCACAGCCACATCCCAGAACTGCAAGCACAGCCGAGACAGTCACCACAGCCATATCCCGGAACACCAAGCACAGCCAGGACAGTCACCCACAGCCACATCCCAGAACATCAAGGACAGCCGGGACAGTCACCCACAGCCACATCCCAGAACTGCAAGGACAGCTGGGATCCCTGTGGAGGTCTCTGCTGTCATCCTCCAGCGAGAGCTGGGAAGCAATGGCAGAAACCAGCCAAGGCGCACACACATCGGGCTCCACAGCTCCTGAACCCTCAACCCAGGGCCATGTGACCTGAGAGCAAGCAACACAAGGCCTGCTGCGGTCGGGGCACACGGGATTAATGCTTCCTAAGAAACACAAGAGGGTAGGGGAAGGCGATGAAGGCTGTCAGGCTGAAGAATAACAGATAAACTGCTGTCTTCTAAATTACCAGTATCTGCTACAAGCTCCCGCCACCTGTTTCTATTGCAGCAACATCCCTTCAGGCCCAGCCACATGGATTCTTCCCAAAAACCGGACTGCCAGCATCtccacattttcaaaatgttcaatTAACTGCTTCAGGATTACCATCAAAAATCTCCTCCAAATACACTGCAAATGACCTAACCAAACTTTTCAGCCCAGGGGAGACCGGCCCAACCCTGAGAAATGTACACTCACCAATGTCAATCTGGCGGTCAAACCAGCCGGGCCAGATCAGGGCCAGGTCCAGGATGTCAGGGCGGTTGGTGCCGGCCAGCACCACAACGCTGGTGGCTGAGTTGAACCCTGGACACAGGAGAAGCAGGTGAGACTATGTGGCAAACCCGATGTGTGCATGACAAGTAACCAGCCTAGCCTCCGCGAACCGGGAACCCCACAGCCTGTCTCAGGAGGCACAGACAAGTCCCAAGGCGTGGGTCCTCCTCATCCTGACTTACGACCGGTTCCTGCTGCCTCTGATACCACTTGGTGCTGGACTGGATGAGGGCAGGCCAAAGGCTACACAGGAGATGGGTGCCCAGCAGAGGGAAGGGACATGAAAGCTGGGTGCCccacttccctcctctctccaatCAGTGCCCTTCAGATATCAAAACAGTCATAATCTAATTAGAATTACCATTGGGTACTacagtcaaaaaaaaatttaggaaatgATTTTGACCTGTAGAGAAAAGTGTTACTAACATAGCAGGCCTGACTGCTGTCTTCAAAATGGCCTGCTCGCAAGGGCAGTGTGTGGGCACTGTGATTTGGGAGCATTCCCACCATTCCCTGAGAACAACAGCTCCCTGTGCCCAAACCCTTTGTGCAAAGCCTGATGCATGCCAGGTAGAGGGTGCCGCGAACACCCTGGCTTCCTTGTCAACATCTGGCATGCGTGGTCACAGCTTGCTGCTGGGGGAAGTCAGCGTGTCCCAGGTGGCTCCACTGGAGTAAGTTtccacactgcacctggcctccccaTGACCCAATTCGCCTTCTGCCCTGGCTGATTTTGCTGTTTCCTTTAATGGTAATAAATCATAGCCATGAGCGTAACTACAGGCTGAGTCCTGTGACTTCTAGCAAGTCACCACATCGGGGGTGGTCTCAGGGACCGGAACACTGCCCTAAAGCCAACGAGAAATCAAATCTGCCAGATGTCTAAGTGACAGCTCTTCCAAATCTGAAGGCTGGCACAGATGCCTGGATGTGCCCAGTAAGGCTTTAGCAGGACTGACAGGCGACCATCAGTCACATGTCAGCTAGAATCACTCTGGGAGGAGGCAGACCTTGGGGGGGTCTGTGAGATTCTGGGTGAGGCAGGGGCAGCAAGACAAGGCTCAGAGTGGAAGGAGCACGGGCTGTGTGCACACCACCCTGTGGGCACCGTCAGGAGCACCTGTGCTTGTCTACCTGATCCCCTTCCCCAGAGAGGCAGCTGTCTCCCCACTCCAGAGAAACCCTTTCCATCTGGGGGCAGGGGAGTGCACTGCCCCTGCCTATCATGGGCACTGAAGGAGGCTTGTGAACCTAACACAGCTTTCTCCATCACACTTGCCTGAGAGAAGCCTTCCTTAAAACAGAACAATCAGGGATTCTCTTCTGGAGGTGACTTTAGAGAAAAAGGCTGGTGCAGACAGTCGCCAAGCAGCTGTGGGGGAAGAGCTGCACACCACAGGCTGCTGCGGTCTGCACGCACTGTCCATCTCCACCAGCATCTGGTTCAGGGTGTTCTCCTGCTCACTCTGCCCTCCAAAGTGCCCTCGGCCTCGCTTCCTGCCAATCGCATCAATCTCATCAGTGAATAAGATATATGGAGCATTGTTTCGGGCCATTGCGAACATATCACGCACCTGAAAAGGGAATCCACAGAGTCCATTTTGCTACTGGCAGAAGACAGGAATGCCGGTTCTCCACCCTCTCCTCGGAAACCTCTGACCCATTCTGCCTGGGTGCACCAGCACCTCCCACAGGTGCCCACGGCCAGGGCCCCACACCAAACTATTCAAGTTGACCAGTCCTGGTCAAGCCACGGTGCTGAGGCTGCCTGCAGCGGTTCCATCCACCTACCCTTGCTGGGCCAACGCCGACAAACATTTCCAGGAACTCCGACCCATTCACAGTGATGAAGGGCACACTGGCCTCCCCTGCAGCTGCTTTGGCAAGAAGTGTCTTGCCTGTACCAGGAGGACCAGTGACCATGGCTCCCTGAAAAGAACGAAGACAGCAGGTTCTTAACAGGGGAGCAGCTACTACACAGGACAGAGTGCACTAGGAATTTGTTTTCTGCCACAGGTGACTTCTGAGATTGACTAAGAATTCCACCAAATGCATACCCTTATAACctgagagttttttctttttattatttttttctgagacagagcttcacccttgttgcccaggctggagtgcaatggcacgatctcggctcacagcaacttccacctcccaggttcaagtgattctcctgcctcggcctcccaaggagccaggattacaggcatgcgccaccacacctggctaatttttgtatttttagtagagacgacgtttctccatgttgctcaggctggtcttaagctcccaatctcaagtgagctgcctgccttagcctcccaaagtgctgggattacaggcatgaaccacagcacctggccatcctgagatttttttttttttttaatctttgcttttttttttttttttttgagatggagtcttgctctgtcacccaggctggagtgcagtggcacgatctacgctcactgcaacatccactttCTAGGTTCAcgatgtcagccaggatggtctccatttcctgatcccatgatctacccacctcagcctcccaaagtgctgggattacaggcatgagccacctcgtccagccaatctttattgcttttaaaattaatgcaCATTTACCACAAAAAAGGTCAAACAATATAGAGataatatagaaaatgaaaaccttCATGTTCTGTACTCAGATAAGTCTGTTATTTCTGCAGGAAAAGATCCAGGGGTAGACTTGCTGGATCAAAGGTTCTGAatgtctatttatttacttacttacttattttttaatttatttttttttgagagagtctcaatctgttgccaggctgaagtacaatctcggctcagtgcaacctccgcctcctggattcaagtgattctcctgcctcagcctcccaagtagctgggactacaggcacacaccaccacacccagctaatttttatatttttagtagtgacggggtttcaccatcttgcccaggatggtctccatctcttgacctcgtaatctacccacctctgcctcccaaagtgctgggattataggtgtgagccaccgcgtccagctctgtatgtttattttaatgattacTGTCAAACTGCTCTCCAAAAAAGTGATACTGATTCACACTCCCACAAGGAAGAAACAGCAGCCTGCCTCTCCAAATCCTTGGCCACAGATAATGTGTTCAGCTCTGGAACCTTGCAGACCTGAAGGACAGAAACACCACCTCATTCTCAAGCTGTCTCTTCAGCTGTTAAGACTGAGGATATGCTGGTGTTTACTGACTGTTTTCTCTGCCTGTACCTACTGTGGCTTCACCAATTCATGCCCTTCTATcacacctgtttcttttttatggattATTGTCATGCCTGAATATTGGGATATAAAAGGCATCCCTGGATTGCTGTTTCTAGTCAAGGCTGGGGGCCAATATCTGACTATCTCAAAAGGGATCCTAAGGCTTTGGGGGATTTTTCTAAAgtgtttaagaagaaaacaaaagacataaacgTGAGAGGGGCCACAAAAGTCAAACCAATACCAGTGTTGGAGCCCAAAACCCAACACGGCTCTTCCATGGCAGGGTGGGGCCTGACACGTCAGCCTGCTGTGGACAGTCGTGACACACTACAGCAGGACACCAAGTCTCCTGCGCCAGCCCTGCTGACCTAAGAGCATGCCGGAGGCAGAAGGAGGCTGGACTCGCCCACGCACACTCCATCCCACTCAGGTGCTCCAGGAAATTCGCCCACCGTGACCACACACACAGCCACTCTTCACGATGGATTCTCACAGGGGGATGCCACAGGCAGTGGTGATTTTCAGAAATCACTGTACTTCATACCCAAGAAATGGAAAGCCAGATGGGTCCTGACCCCACTAACTCTTTCCTGACATCCACAGCACAGCACAAGGCCTGTGACATGACACCGGCTGACAGAGCCCCCTCTCACAACAAGAGCCCATGCCTACTGGGAGAGAGGGACCGACACGTCACGTGAGAGGCCTTCCTGATACCTGACTGCCTCACGCACTCCCTTGATTACACAGATTTTCCCCAGcaaatatatgcatatgaaaaaaatgtaatagacataaatttaaaaacaaacaaacaaaaaacgggtacggtggctcacacctgtaatcccagcactttgggaggctgaggcgggtcacCTGGGGTCAGcagatcaagactagcctggccaacatggtgaaaccctatctctactaaaattacaaaaattagccaggcatggtgacatgcacctgtaatcccaaccactcaggaggccgaggcaggagaatcacttgaacccaggaggtggaggttgcaatgagctaagattgcaccaccgcactccagcctgggcaacagaacaagattctgtctcaaaaaaaattttttttaattctgcaaGGCAAAGAGAACCACCCACTGCAGCGCCTGACTATGAGCAGAGGTGAGTGGCAGCTGCCAGTAGGGCTCCACCATGAGCAGGAGGCCCCAGCTCCGCACGTCCGTCACACATCACACACGCCAGCTTCCCAGCCTCGTGTTCACCAAGGTAGAACACAAGTCTGTGACCTCCTGGCTTCACCTAGGTTCACAGTGCTTGGTGTAAGAATTATCTGTTGTTGGGAACAAACGTCCCAGTGAAAACCACCCCATGGAAAGGGGCCTGCGG
This region includes:
- the LOC141585476 gene encoding mitochondrial inner membrane m-AAA protease component AFG3L1-like, encoding MLFLPLGPLLSCFLRSLVPTLLLVGSLLYAARRGPMGAGSSGRGRGLFSVGETTARVLKSNIDVWFADVAGCEEAKLEIMEFVNFLKNPKQYQDLGAKIPKGAMVTGPPGTGKTLLAKAAAGEASVPFITVNGSEFLEMFVGVGPARVRDMFAMARNNAPYILFTDEIDAIGRKRGRGHFGGQSEQENTLNQMLVEMDRFNSATSVVVLAGTNRPDILDLALIWPGWFDRQIDIGPPDIKGRSSIFKVHLRPLKLHESLRKDALARKLAALTPGFTGADISNVCNEAALIAARHLSPSVQEKHFEQAIERIIGGLEKKTQVLQPREKTTVAYHEAGHAVVGWFLEHVDTLLKVSIIPWGRGLGYAQCLPREQHLYTQEQLFDCMCMMLGGRVAEQLCFGQVTTGAQDDLRKVTQSAYAQIVQFGMSEKLGQMSFDFPQRGKALLIDEEVRRLISAAYKRTLDLLTRCREHVEKVGQWLLEKEVLEKADMVELLGPRPFAEKSTYEEFVEGTGGLEEDTSLPAGLKGWNRGQEEGDIEQPVRGNSL